A section of the Spirosoma pollinicola genome encodes:
- a CDS encoding HD domain-containing protein, protein MEPSPLLQQIEFIKEVDKLKYILRKTKLFNSDRAENDAEHSWHLALMALILVEHANAELDLLKVLKMLLIHDIVEIDAGDTFIYNTQKSHQNTVEERAAAHRIFGLLPLPQARELIAIWEEFEAGKTPEAQFARAMDRLEPLLQNTSNNGGTWNEFGVNYETVYAKKQVIQHGSATIWNYAEQLLNESVEKGILKK, encoded by the coding sequence ATGGAACCTTCCCCTCTTTTACAACAAATTGAGTTTATCAAGGAGGTCGATAAACTCAAATATATTCTTCGCAAAACCAAGCTATTTAACAGTGATCGGGCCGAGAATGACGCCGAACACAGCTGGCATCTGGCCTTAATGGCGCTTATATTAGTCGAACATGCGAATGCGGAGCTGGACTTGCTCAAGGTGCTAAAGATGCTGCTGATACACGATATTGTCGAAATAGACGCTGGGGACACCTTTATCTATAATACGCAAAAAAGCCACCAGAATACGGTTGAAGAGCGAGCCGCTGCCCATCGGATCTTTGGGCTGTTGCCCTTGCCGCAAGCTCGTGAATTAATCGCCATTTGGGAGGAGTTTGAAGCGGGGAAAACGCCCGAAGCTCAGTTTGCCCGGGCCATGGATCGACTCGAGCCCCTGCTTCAGAATACGTCCAATAACGGAGGTACCTGGAACGAGTTCGGTGTTAACTACGAAACCGTATATGCCAAAAAACAAGTTATCCAACACGGATCGGCGACAATCTGGAACTACGCCGAGCAGCTACTCAATGAAAGCGTCGAAAAAGGAATCTTGAAGAAATAG
- a CDS encoding MBL fold metallo-hydrolase, translating to MKKTLVKMRRLGWAGVEIECDDQTLVIDYIQDTSPLLPLRSPHEPFPPSSRPGTAAVALLTHLHADHADPGALAGALRQGASVFRPAPATGTESDLALTAHAEAQFAGHNLATEVVGVWEERSVGPFRLFTAPAVDGFGDPQHSWIVECGGRRIIHAGDTLFHGYWWRIAHRFAPFDVAFLPINGPVVEFPFLQPPSPLEAVMTPEQAAIAAHILQAGSVVPIHYGSLHKPPMYSETPHPAERLGAKLSGLGIRALLQEPGSWFELD from the coding sequence ATGAAAAAGACTTTGGTAAAAATGCGACGATTGGGTTGGGCGGGCGTCGAGATCGAATGCGACGACCAGACGCTGGTCATTGATTACATCCAGGACACCTCACCCCTCTTGCCGCTTCGCAGCCCCCACGAACCCTTTCCGCCATCGTCGCGTCCGGGCACCGCAGCCGTAGCCCTGCTAACGCATCTCCATGCCGACCATGCCGATCCGGGTGCATTAGCCGGGGCCCTTCGCCAGGGCGCGTCGGTGTTTCGCCCCGCACCGGCAACCGGAACAGAGTCCGATCTCGCCCTGACTGCTCACGCCGAGGCCCAGTTCGCCGGGCACAACCTCGCCACTGAAGTGGTTGGCGTGTGGGAAGAACGCAGCGTTGGCCCATTCCGGCTGTTCACGGCCCCGGCGGTGGATGGGTTTGGCGACCCGCAGCACAGTTGGATCGTTGAGTGCGGTGGACGTCGAATCATCCATGCCGGAGACACGCTGTTTCATGGCTATTGGTGGCGGATCGCCCATCGGTTTGCGCCTTTCGACGTGGCGTTTCTGCCCATTAACGGCCCCGTGGTCGAGTTCCCTTTCCTTCAACCACCAAGCCCGCTCGAAGCCGTGATGACGCCCGAGCAGGCGGCCATTGCCGCGCATATTCTACAGGCAGGGTCGGTGGTGCCGATTCACTACGGCTCACTCCACAAACCGCCGATGTACAGTGAAACACCGCACCCCGCCGAGCGTCTTGGCGCCAAGTTGAGCGGTCTGGGCATCCGGGCTCTGCTTCAGGAGCCGGGTAGCTGGTTTGAATTGGACTGA
- a CDS encoding transposase, with product MVKRRVFDEAFKEMAIELSYAKGSIQDAARELDIDPGRIRKWRQRHKKNDQMLPANTTLTDEQQQIRRLQRELKD from the coding sequence ATGGTTAAACGACGTGTATTTGACGAAGCCTTCAAGGAAATGGCCATCGAATTATCGTATGCAAAAGGATCAATTCAAGATGCCGCCCGCGAATTGGATATTGATCCAGGACGAATTCGCAAATGGAGACAGCGGCATAAAAAGAACGATCAAATGTTGCCTGCCAATACCACACTCACTGACGAACAGCAACAGATCAGAAGGTTGCAACGCGAGCTCAAAGACTAG
- a CDS encoding SDR family oxidoreductase produces MNTKASSPTMLITGATGNIGGELIKRLAERNIPFRAMIRSAKDRYKLADLPGIDIVEGNFDEAASLSRALAGMEKAFLVTNSSEHTQQQQLRFVAEAKRAGIKHLVKLSQLGADPASPVRFLRYHAVVEKAIQETGMDYTFLRPNLFMQGLLGFRDSIVGQNQFFAAIGAAKVSLVDVRDIAAAGAAALTESGHAGKIYTLTGPQALTHTELATELSTALGRTITFTNVTPEAMRGALAQAGFPVWQADGLLEDYAHYSRNEASAITPDVETSTGQSPHSFAEFARDYAQAFS; encoded by the coding sequence ATGAACACAAAGGCAAGTTCACCCACGATGCTGATTACTGGGGCTACGGGCAACATCGGTGGCGAATTAATCAAACGACTCGCCGAACGGAATATTCCGTTTCGAGCCATGATCCGCTCGGCAAAAGACCGGTATAAACTGGCCGATCTGCCCGGAATAGATATCGTTGAGGGTAATTTCGATGAGGCAGCCTCGCTGAGCCGGGCATTGGCGGGCATGGAAAAGGCTTTTCTAGTAACTAATTCCTCGGAACACACCCAGCAGCAGCAACTGCGTTTCGTGGCCGAAGCCAAACGAGCGGGTATCAAACACCTGGTTAAGCTTTCTCAGTTAGGGGCCGATCCGGCCTCACCCGTTCGTTTTCTGCGCTACCACGCCGTGGTGGAAAAAGCGATTCAGGAGACCGGTATGGACTACACCTTCCTGCGGCCGAATCTGTTTATGCAGGGCCTGCTGGGCTTTCGGGACTCCATTGTGGGACAGAACCAGTTCTTTGCCGCTATTGGTGCCGCCAAGGTTAGCCTCGTCGATGTGCGGGACATTGCGGCCGCTGGGGCTGCCGCGCTGACGGAATCGGGACACGCGGGTAAGATTTATACCCTCACGGGTCCTCAGGCGCTGACTCATACTGAACTGGCCACTGAACTCTCGACGGCGCTGGGTCGAACGATCACTTTTACCAACGTTACGCCGGAGGCCATGCGGGGTGCGCTGGCCCAAGCGGGTTTTCCGGTCTGGCAGGCGGACGGCCTCCTTGAAGACTACGCTCATTACAGCCGGAATGAAGCCTCGGCCATTACCCCGGATGTGGAGACGTCGACGGGCCAGTCGCCCCATTCCTTCGCCGAGTTCGCGCGTGACTACGCCCAAGCTTTTTCGTAG
- a CDS encoding recombinase family protein: MKLGYARVSTTDQNLFLQLDALKLAGCEKVYQEKTSGSRVERPELNKLLALIREGDTLVIWKLDRLGRSLTHLIDLVTDLEQRHIGLLSINDPVDTTTAQGRLVFRIFASLAEFEREVIRERTLAGLASARRRGKLLGRPKGLSKSAEQKARIAESLYKEATYSVEQIAAELNISKTTLYKYLRLRGIPIAGLPSL, encoded by the coding sequence ATGAAACTAGGTTACGCTCGAGTTTCCACTACAGACCAAAATCTATTCCTTCAGCTAGATGCCCTGAAGCTGGCAGGCTGTGAAAAAGTGTATCAAGAAAAAACTAGCGGCTCGCGGGTGGAACGGCCTGAGTTAAATAAACTTTTGGCCCTGATTCGGGAGGGCGATACGCTCGTAATTTGGAAACTGGATCGATTAGGTCGATCATTGACTCATCTTATTGACTTAGTAACGGATCTAGAGCAGCGGCATATAGGCCTGCTGAGTATAAATGATCCGGTCGATACCACGACGGCACAGGGTCGGTTAGTCTTTCGCATTTTTGCCAGCTTAGCAGAGTTCGAACGGGAGGTCATCCGGGAACGTACGCTGGCAGGCTTAGCCTCCGCCCGGCGACGCGGCAAATTGTTAGGTCGGCCTAAAGGGCTTTCTAAGTCCGCCGAACAGAAAGCCCGCATTGCCGAAAGCTTGTACAAAGAAGCCACGTATTCGGTCGAGCAGATAGCAGCCGAATTAAATATCTCCAAAACAACCTTATATAAATACCTTCGCTTACGAGGAATTCCCATTGCTGGTTTACCTTCGTTATAA
- a CDS encoding SDR family NAD(P)-dependent oxidoreductase: MSDQNENAGLQPAPTPVTVPKVWFITGCSRGFGRVWAEAALKRGDQVAATARQVESIADLTQKYGENVLTLALDVTRPEQVKTAVEQAHAHFGRLDIVCNNAGYSLVGTIEEASPEAIRALYETNILGPVSVIQAALPFLRKQGGGHILGTSSGLGQVTLPVIGYYCSSKWAFEAIHESLAAEVKPFGIHVTILEPGSYATESDSPESMKFAPGLDVYAEFKAQFFAGSGRMAKGNPAATPEALFALVDAKNPPLRFFLGRYSLPWVRTTYAERLATWEAWEDVSNAAQG; the protein is encoded by the coding sequence ATGAGCGATCAAAATGAGAATGCGGGCCTACAGCCTGCGCCAACGCCTGTAACCGTTCCTAAAGTCTGGTTCATCACGGGTTGCTCGCGCGGTTTTGGCCGCGTCTGGGCCGAGGCCGCCCTGAAGCGGGGTGATCAGGTAGCGGCTACCGCCCGCCAAGTGGAAAGCATTGCTGATTTGACCCAAAAGTATGGTGAGAATGTGCTCACCCTGGCCCTTGACGTGACCCGGCCCGAGCAGGTAAAAACGGCCGTCGAGCAGGCACACGCCCATTTTGGCCGGCTCGACATTGTGTGTAACAATGCCGGTTATTCACTAGTCGGCACCATTGAGGAAGCCAGCCCGGAGGCTATTCGGGCCCTGTACGAAACCAACATCCTTGGCCCGGTTTCGGTGATTCAGGCGGCCCTGCCGTTCCTCAGAAAGCAGGGGGGCGGTCATATCCTGGGCACATCCAGTGGTCTGGGTCAGGTCACCTTACCGGTAATTGGCTACTACTGTTCGTCAAAATGGGCCTTCGAGGCCATCCACGAAAGCCTGGCCGCCGAGGTCAAGCCCTTTGGTATCCACGTAACCATCCTTGAACCGGGGAGCTATGCCACCGAGTCCGACAGCCCCGAATCGATGAAATTCGCCCCGGGCCTGGACGTTTACGCTGAGTTTAAGGCCCAGTTTTTCGCCGGTTCAGGCAGGATGGCAAAGGGCAACCCGGCGGCCACCCCCGAGGCCCTGTTTGCCCTTGTAGATGCTAAAAACCCGCCGTTGCGATTCTTTCTGGGCCGCTATAGTTTGCCGTGGGTGCGCACAACCTATGCGGAGCGTCTGGCGACCTGGGAAGCCTGGGAAGACGTTTCCAACGCGGCTCAAGGGTAA
- a CDS encoding helix-turn-helix domain-containing protein, which produces MTSTGPKPAFSEPEFFPEQFVPDHVFVYIETGGIHCYDGSKNHLLIPGQYYLFRKNQLIRYAVNKSDGTGFIRLCLEETFLKKFRELHRPSVVKFTSPDAFIKLKKNKLIPDFIRSLRRIYHQGEIDEAFTDVKQEELLIILLQHQPELAGILFDFAKPEKINLEEFMLRNYKFNVGLAQFAYLTGRSLSAFKRDFKCLFNETPSRWLVQKRLQEAYFLLNEKHKKPSEIYLDLGFEAFPHFSYTFKKQFGLTPSELAERKQTSSH; this is translated from the coding sequence ATGACCTCAACTGGACCAAAACCCGCGTTTAGTGAGCCAGAATTCTTTCCGGAGCAATTTGTTCCCGATCATGTCTTTGTCTATATCGAGACGGGAGGTATACACTGCTATGATGGCAGCAAAAACCATCTTTTAATCCCCGGTCAGTATTACCTGTTCCGTAAAAACCAGTTGATCCGATACGCTGTCAATAAAAGCGATGGAACCGGGTTCATCCGCCTCTGTTTAGAAGAGACGTTTCTGAAAAAATTCCGGGAACTGCATCGCCCATCCGTCGTCAAGTTTACCTCGCCAGATGCCTTTATTAAGCTAAAAAAGAACAAGCTGATCCCTGATTTCATTCGTTCGTTAAGGCGGATTTACCATCAAGGTGAAATTGACGAAGCCTTCACCGATGTCAAACAGGAAGAATTACTGATTATTTTATTGCAACATCAGCCTGAACTGGCCGGTATCCTGTTTGATTTTGCCAAACCGGAGAAAATAAACCTGGAAGAATTTATGCTTCGTAATTATAAATTCAATGTAGGCCTGGCCCAATTTGCCTATTTGACGGGACGTAGTTTATCCGCCTTCAAACGGGATTTCAAATGCCTGTTTAACGAAACACCCAGTCGATGGTTGGTTCAAAAACGATTGCAGGAGGCTTATTTCCTGCTCAATGAGAAGCACAAAAAGCCCTCGGAGATCTATCTGGATTTGGGCTTTGAAGCCTTTCCACACTTTTCGTATACTTTCAAAAAGCAATTTGGATTGACGCCAAGCGAATTAGCCGAGCGGAAGCAAACGAGCAGTCATTAA
- a CDS encoding Rrf2 family transcriptional regulator: MQISSRFSVAVHVLTLLATNPPGELLTSDRMADSVNTNPVVIRRILGQLKKAGLVEVRAAAGGTYLLRDPATITLLEVYRAVDVVETHLFSIHQKPNPHCVVGRTIQAALDTTLGRAQAALEGELAATTLAQVVASVRQPAD; encoded by the coding sequence ATGCAGATCAGTAGTCGATTTTCCGTGGCCGTACACGTCCTTACCCTGCTGGCCACCAACCCGCCCGGCGAATTGCTGACGTCTGATCGCATGGCCGACAGCGTCAACACCAACCCGGTAGTCATCCGACGCATTTTGGGGCAGCTCAAGAAAGCGGGCCTGGTGGAAGTGCGGGCAGCGGCCGGCGGTACGTACCTGCTTCGTGACCCGGCCACCATTACGCTGCTCGAGGTGTATCGGGCCGTGGATGTCGTGGAGACCCACCTGTTTAGTATCCACCAGAAACCTAATCCCCACTGCGTAGTGGGCCGCACCATCCAGGCCGCCTTAGATACTACGCTGGGGCGCGCCCAGGCCGCCTTAGAGGGGGAACTGGCGGCGACTACGCTGGCCCAGGTAGTCGCCAGTGTCCGCCAACCGGCAGACTAA
- a CDS encoding methyltransferase domain-containing protein, whose protein sequence is MRILDVGCGNGEVTLLVAKIVGETGNVVGIDQHESALTSARERAHKMALTNVTFQVGDLTNDPLDLQFVDAIVGRRVLMYLPDPDATIRRLMPNLRPGGIMVFQESDSTMIPGRVESWPLHEQVNQWIWQTVEREGANIHMGFHLPNVLTQAGLAVEHIRAEAIIQGQNTAYPLATIVRSVLPRMVEHAVVSEAEVNIGTLEQRLLTERENTKSVYISDIAFGVWGRKPH, encoded by the coding sequence ATGCGCATCTTAGATGTAGGATGTGGAAACGGCGAAGTGACGTTGTTAGTCGCAAAAATAGTCGGTGAAACCGGGAACGTAGTCGGCATTGATCAGCATGAATCCGCCTTAACTTCGGCTCGTGAACGCGCGCATAAAATGGCACTCACCAATGTTACATTTCAGGTAGGCGATCTAACGAATGACCCACTCGACCTTCAGTTCGTTGATGCCATCGTAGGTAGGCGGGTGCTGATGTATTTACCAGATCCCGACGCGACAATCCGTCGGCTGATGCCGAACTTACGACCCGGTGGGATCATGGTTTTTCAAGAAAGCGATTCAACGATGATTCCCGGTCGCGTGGAGTCCTGGCCCTTGCATGAGCAAGTAAATCAGTGGATTTGGCAGACAGTTGAACGCGAAGGGGCAAACATTCACATGGGCTTCCATCTGCCTAATGTTCTAACCCAAGCTGGGCTTGCGGTAGAACATATTCGGGCTGAAGCCATCATTCAGGGACAGAACACCGCCTATCCATTAGCAACCATTGTCCGATCCGTACTTCCCCGCATGGTCGAACATGCTGTAGTGAGTGAGGCTGAAGTCAACATTGGAACACTCGAACAACGGCTGTTGACTGAGCGAGAAAACACTAAATCGGTTTACATCAGTGATATTGCCTTTGGTGTCTGGGGACGAAAACCTCATTAA
- a CDS encoding MarR family winged helix-turn-helix transcriptional regulator, protein MHLEIDFHFKSPADSPGYQLGQLTMLWQRKQKRVLDPLDLTQTQLVLLAALGWLSRTSDAVTQVDIATQSNADRMMVSKVLRTLEDKGFIHRKEHPTDTRAKTITLTDSGAVVLQQALREIEQADVAFFLLPETALTGFNQTMALLIDQNKDANQ, encoded by the coding sequence ATGCACCTAGAAATTGATTTCCATTTTAAGAGTCCCGCTGATAGCCCAGGCTATCAGCTTGGCCAACTAACCATGCTTTGGCAACGCAAGCAGAAGCGGGTACTTGACCCCTTAGACTTGACCCAAACCCAGTTGGTGTTACTGGCCGCTCTAGGCTGGCTTTCCCGAACCAGCGATGCGGTGACTCAGGTTGATATTGCCACCCAAAGCAATGCAGACCGCATGATGGTCTCTAAAGTCTTACGCACCTTGGAAGACAAAGGCTTCATCCACCGGAAAGAGCACCCTACCGACACCCGCGCCAAGACGATTACGCTGACCGATAGCGGCGCGGTGGTTTTACAGCAAGCCCTTCGGGAGATCGAGCAGGCAGACGTCGCTTTTTTTTTATTACCTGAGACTGCGCTCACTGGCTTCAACCAAACGATGGCGTTGCTGATCGATCAGAACAAGGACGCCAACCAGTAG
- a CDS encoding VOC family protein yields the protein MNQLTFASLQVQDLPAAVDFYQQKLSFDVGDLSPQACVFKYNQGQASFAIRTPLEALEGRELGIGVAIWFAVDKNIDQLKQEFIGNGVTTAGPVIQTPFGRAFHVIDPDGYKLTFLEAN from the coding sequence ATGAACCAATTAACCTTTGCGTCATTGCAGGTCCAGGACTTACCCGCCGCGGTTGACTTCTACCAACAAAAATTAAGCTTTGACGTGGGCGACCTCAGCCCACAAGCCTGTGTATTCAAGTACAATCAGGGCCAAGCCAGTTTCGCCATTCGCACCCCGCTCGAAGCTCTGGAAGGACGCGAGTTGGGCATTGGGGTGGCGATCTGGTTTGCCGTTGACAAAAACATAGACCAATTGAAACAGGAGTTCATAGGCAACGGCGTCACCACCGCAGGGCCTGTGATCCAAACCCCTTTTGGCAGAGCCTTCCACGTCATTGATCCGGACGGCTATAAGCTCACGTTTTTAGAGGCCAACTAA
- a CDS encoding helix-turn-helix domain-containing protein, whose product MESTISQQLVEADPRFDQVYSHVYCVQQSAHALPTQHLLVPNYEMLLVVNFGPDIPISLGREPHVIQQTALIGPLQKLLRYELPPGADLLIVNFTLNGFYRLLGMPMHQLRGTDFFDPDVLLKDGCFQTLRVQLASMNLLNDRLQRINEFISVYLTPTDEATRSLITSIPHFRQTAIDPVKAVAQTHQLSPRGVQLRFQTQLGYSAKALTRFLRFRNVVALVVQQFPMAPDWTDLVLKYGYYDQSHLIKDFLQFMAITPTEFIRQLARQDVCIPQTGKHY is encoded by the coding sequence ATGGAGTCGACCATCAGCCAGCAACTCGTTGAGGCGGATCCACGATTCGATCAGGTGTACAGTCATGTTTACTGCGTGCAACAATCGGCTCATGCGCTCCCAACTCAACATCTACTAGTGCCTAACTACGAGATGCTGCTGGTGGTCAACTTTGGCCCTGACATACCGATTTCACTAGGCCGTGAACCGCATGTGATTCAACAAACGGCCCTTATCGGTCCGTTGCAAAAGTTGTTGCGCTATGAGTTGCCCCCCGGAGCCGATCTACTCATCGTGAACTTTACCCTCAATGGCTTCTATCGGCTGCTGGGGATGCCCATGCACCAACTTCGGGGAACGGATTTTTTTGATCCTGATGTACTCCTGAAAGACGGCTGTTTTCAAACGCTCAGGGTGCAACTAGCATCGATGAACCTACTCAACGACCGTCTGCAACGGATTAACGAATTTATCTCAGTTTATCTAACACCAACCGACGAGGCTACTCGCTCGCTGATAACCAGTATCCCTCATTTTAGACAAACGGCCATCGACCCCGTCAAAGCAGTGGCGCAAACCCATCAACTCTCACCCCGGGGTGTTCAGCTTCGTTTCCAAACCCAGCTGGGCTATTCGGCCAAAGCACTGACTCGCTTTCTGCGTTTCAGGAACGTAGTGGCGTTGGTAGTGCAACAGTTTCCAATGGCTCCGGACTGGACCGATCTGGTGCTGAAGTATGGGTATTATGATCAAAGTCATTTGATCAAAGATTTTCTGCAGTTTATGGCCATCACACCAACCGAGTTTATCCGGCAACTCGCCCGTCAGGATGTCTGCATCCCTCAAACCGGGAAGCATTATTAA
- a CDS encoding SDR family oxidoreductase gives MNDKLLITGASGDLGRRVVNRLKGKIALENLTVLVRDENSELAQQYQHAGIEVKMGDYAKPASLLNAFEGIDVLYFVSAGDDDQRAQLHQNVVKAAKQARIKHIIYTSAVWKNETDSSPLATLVDSHRQTENTIKASGLPYTLLKHNLYAEVIQMLIGDRSQLLKTKTIYLPTANGVTSFVAKDDLAEAETTILLNHQQYANRTLAFDGSEALTFAAIAQQVGAILNEPIAYSSPDVATFENQMSQLGLPHPVIELLKTFSIAIAQGEFDQQSTDLATVLGRPTRPLADFLAEAYR, from the coding sequence ATGAACGACAAACTACTAATCACCGGAGCCAGCGGCGACTTAGGCCGGCGAGTGGTTAATCGGCTAAAAGGGAAAATAGCCCTTGAAAACCTAACGGTTCTGGTACGGGACGAAAACAGTGAATTAGCACAACAGTATCAGCACGCAGGTATTGAGGTGAAGATGGGTGATTACGCCAAGCCAGCCAGCTTGCTGAACGCTTTTGAAGGCATTGATGTGTTGTATTTTGTGTCGGCAGGCGACGATGACCAGCGGGCTCAACTCCATCAAAACGTCGTGAAGGCAGCCAAACAAGCCCGCATCAAGCACATCATCTATACGAGTGCCGTATGGAAGAACGAAACCGATTCATCCCCCTTGGCAACGCTGGTTGATTCGCATCGACAGACGGAGAATACCATTAAAGCATCAGGCCTCCCCTACACTCTACTGAAACATAATTTGTATGCGGAGGTCATCCAAATGCTCATCGGCGACAGAAGTCAACTCCTGAAAACAAAAACTATTTATTTGCCTACGGCCAATGGCGTGACCTCGTTCGTTGCCAAAGACGATTTAGCCGAGGCTGAAACTACGATTCTGCTGAATCATCAGCAGTACGCAAACCGAACCTTAGCGTTTGATGGCAGTGAAGCCCTAACGTTTGCTGCCATTGCCCAACAAGTGGGGGCGATTCTCAACGAACCTATTGCCTACAGTTCGCCGGATGTGGCTACCTTTGAAAACCAGATGAGTCAGCTTGGTTTACCCCATCCAGTTATTGAGCTACTGAAGACCTTTAGTATCGCCATTGCGCAAGGTGAGTTTGACCAACAGTCGACGGATCTGGCCACCGTCTTAGGTCGGCCGACACGCCCACTAGCCGACTTTCTCGCCGAAGCGTATCGGTAG
- a CDS encoding helix-turn-helix domain-containing protein — MKKEEFRPAKIDSLTDAHRVFGWPTPQHPLVSLIKGSHSPVEPDRIPPNQGLGFYKIAYIPALRGQSIYGQPYCDFEEGGLLFASPGQLSHSHSNEGSVGSAYTLLIHPDFLLGYPLAKTIQQYGFFSYATHESLHLSEAEQAIILAIFTMIETELSNRIDDSSQPVIVAQLELLLTYAHRYYNRQFITRQAVSHDLLQRLEHLTERYFTDKTVLKRGLPTVGCLAQHVNLSPSYLSDMLRSLTGQNTQQYIHDKLIATAKEQLSTTHLSVSEVAYDLGFEHSQSFSKLFKTKTNLSPGAFRRLFNAEFS, encoded by the coding sequence ATGAAAAAAGAAGAGTTCAGGCCGGCTAAAATTGACTCGCTGACCGATGCGCACCGCGTCTTTGGTTGGCCCACCCCTCAGCATCCATTGGTCAGTCTGATCAAGGGTTCCCATTCGCCGGTTGAACCGGATAGAATACCTCCAAACCAAGGGCTGGGCTTTTATAAAATAGCCTACATACCAGCCCTTCGTGGCCAATCAATCTACGGCCAGCCGTATTGCGATTTTGAGGAAGGGGGGTTGTTATTCGCGTCGCCCGGTCAACTTAGTCACAGTCATAGCAACGAGGGTAGCGTGGGTTCGGCGTATACGTTGCTGATTCATCCGGATTTCCTGTTAGGCTACCCCCTGGCCAAAACCATTCAGCAGTATGGCTTCTTCTCGTATGCCACCCATGAATCGTTGCATCTGTCGGAAGCCGAGCAGGCAATTATCCTGGCGATCTTTACGATGATCGAGACGGAATTATCCAACCGAATCGATGACTCCAGCCAGCCGGTGATTGTCGCCCAACTCGAGTTGCTCCTGACCTACGCCCATCGGTATTACAACCGGCAATTTATCACCCGCCAAGCCGTAAGCCACGATCTGCTACAACGACTGGAGCACTTGACTGAACGCTACTTTACGGATAAAACGGTGCTCAAGCGGGGGTTACCGACCGTCGGCTGTCTGGCCCAACACGTAAACCTGTCGCCGAGTTATTTAAGTGATATGCTGCGGTCCTTAACGGGGCAAAATACCCAGCAGTATATTCACGATAAACTGATCGCAACCGCTAAAGAACAACTGTCCACCACCCATTTATCGGTCAGTGAAGTGGCTTATGATTTGGGCTTTGAGCACTCGCAATCGTTCAGTAAACTCTTTAAAACGAAGACCAACCTGTCGCCAGGAGCATTCAGGCGGTTGTTTAATGCTGAATTTTCTTAA
- a CDS encoding DUF2147 domain-containing protein — MAQPSPFGKTDADDVIGIWVSEAQDSKMEIYPCGNTYCGKLLAGWGNKLYEKDGKTLKKDTKNPDRKGRNRPLLNMEFITDLTYADGQFRNGKLYVAQLGRTVSCQMKMNHRVLVMRVYVGLPFLGMTKKWTRIN; from the coding sequence ATGGCACAACCATCGCCTTTTGGGAAGACTGACGCAGATGACGTGATTGGGATCTGGGTTAGTGAGGCCCAGGACTCCAAAATGGAAATCTACCCATGCGGTAACACCTATTGTGGTAAATTACTAGCGGGTTGGGGGAATAAGCTATACGAAAAAGATGGAAAAACGCTCAAAAAAGACACGAAAAACCCGGATAGGAAGGGACGAAACCGCCCCCTTCTCAACATGGAATTTATAACGGACCTGACCTATGCGGATGGTCAATTCAGGAATGGTAAATTGTACGTTGCCCAACTAGGCCGCACGGTTAGCTGCCAGATGAAAATGAACCATCGTGTATTAGTGATGCGCGTGTATGTGGGTCTTCCTTTCCTGGGGATGACCAAGAAGTGGACTAGAATTAATTAA